The following are encoded in a window of Flavobacterium cupriresistens genomic DNA:
- a CDS encoding SusC/RagA family TonB-linked outer membrane protein, translating into MKLTKLLIFCISSLLFSVIAMAQDVTVNGVINDESGLPVPGATILLKGTTKATASDFDGKFQISVPSNGILTISFVGYMTVQETVNGRSKIEIRLKPESQNLNEVVVVGYGTQKKSVVTGSISSVKAKDLESLPITRVEQALQGRVSGVSIAANAGQPGSASTIRIRGFTTLNNNDPLWVVDGVIVDNGGIGYLNQSDIESIEVLKDGASGAIYGSRAAAGVILVTTKKGKAGRISVSYTGFSGTSQAAKKLDLLDASQYVTIMNEAHINGGKPALFPTRTAPTPGNPLGSPIDYGKGTNWQDVIFNDHAQRYSHELSFSGGNDVSTFYMSFGLTDQEGIITSDISNYTRKNIRLNSNHKLGKYIKIGQTLGYSNEKTVGIGNTNDEFGGPLSSAINLDPLTPVLVAPGPLTGAGTPYENKNALRDANGNYYGISTNVTQETSNPLAYTQTRLGNNDFADNFVGNIFIEAEILPGLKFKSTAGGKLAYYGSDNFTPVYYLNGATKKDVNELFRSYKKSFSWNWENTLNYDKKIGNHHFGILLGKGTYVDNITSGNDITYRGVPATTHAEASFNVDIPIKDKIANAYNGQAMEHRVESLFSRLNYDYKEKYIFTGILRRDGSTRFGPNHKYGTFPSVSLGWVPSKEGFWKDNNVVNTLKIRGGYGVTGNDSSPDFLYISTVGIQRNYTIGGEIANGQSPNAIPNPDLKWEETKQLNIGFETTLLRDFNLSVDLFNKKTEGILMKVPIPGYVGATGNTYANLADMENRGIDIELGYRKKFGALNLSVNGNFSYIKNEITYIDKGVNFIVGDETVQSSSYEINRTQVGHAYNSFYGFKTNGIFQTQAEVDSYKNAAGKVIQPNAKPGDFRWQDLDGDGVIGANDRTFLGTSLPKFTYGLTINLDYKGFDLLVFGQGAGGNMIYQGLRRLDIATANYQTDVLGRWTGPGSTNSYPRVTTTDSNKNFTNPSDFNLEKGDFFRFKTIQLGYSFPKEWIESISLQKVRLYVTGENLWTITKYTGYDPEIGGPTTAGMNNVQGVDRGYYPQAKSYMLGVNLQF; encoded by the coding sequence ATGAAATTAACAAAATTACTTATTTTTTGTATTTCATCTTTATTGTTTTCAGTTATCGCAATGGCACAGGATGTGACGGTAAATGGAGTTATAAACGATGAAAGTGGGTTACCCGTCCCGGGGGCAACTATCTTACTTAAAGGCACTACTAAGGCAACTGCCTCTGATTTTGACGGTAAGTTTCAAATTAGTGTTCCTTCAAATGGTATTCTGACAATTAGTTTTGTAGGTTATATGACCGTACAGGAAACTGTAAACGGACGAAGTAAAATTGAAATTAGGTTAAAACCTGAATCTCAAAACTTAAATGAAGTTGTAGTAGTAGGATATGGTACACAAAAGAAAAGTGTAGTAACAGGTTCTATCTCCAGTGTCAAAGCAAAAGATTTGGAAAGTCTTCCTATAACAAGAGTAGAACAAGCCTTGCAAGGTAGAGTTTCGGGAGTTTCTATTGCTGCAAATGCAGGACAACCCGGATCTGCTTCTACGATCCGTATACGTGGTTTTACTACTTTAAACAATAATGATCCTTTATGGGTAGTTGATGGTGTAATCGTTGATAATGGCGGAATAGGCTATTTAAATCAATCTGATATCGAATCTATTGAGGTATTGAAAGATGGTGCTTCGGGTGCTATTTACGGTTCTCGTGCTGCTGCAGGGGTTATTCTTGTAACAACTAAAAAAGGTAAAGCAGGCAGGATTTCGGTAAGTTATACAGGTTTCTCAGGAACTTCACAGGCGGCAAAAAAATTAGATTTATTAGATGCCAGTCAATATGTAACCATCATGAATGAAGCGCATATAAATGGTGGTAAACCAGCGTTATTCCCAACACGTACTGCACCGACTCCGGGGAATCCATTGGGGTCTCCAATTGATTATGGAAAGGGAACGAACTGGCAGGATGTTATTTTTAATGATCATGCACAACGTTATTCTCATGAGTTAAGTTTTAGTGGTGGTAATGATGTTTCTACCTTTTATATGTCTTTTGGTTTAACCGATCAAGAGGGGATTATCACATCTGATATTTCTAATTATACCAGAAAAAATATTCGTTTAAACTCTAATCATAAATTGGGTAAGTATATTAAAATTGGTCAGACTTTAGGATATTCGAACGAAAAAACGGTAGGTATTGGTAATACAAATGATGAATTTGGAGGCCCATTATCATCTGCTATCAATTTAGATCCGTTAACTCCGGTACTTGTTGCACCGGGTCCTTTAACCGGAGCAGGTACTCCTTACGAAAATAAAAATGCGCTTAGAGATGCAAACGGAAATTACTATGGTATTTCTACAAATGTAACTCAGGAAACTTCAAACCCATTAGCGTACACGCAAACAAGACTGGGGAATAATGATTTTGCTGATAATTTTGTTGGAAATATTTTTATTGAAGCGGAGATTTTGCCTGGTTTAAAATTTAAATCTACTGCAGGTGGAAAACTGGCGTATTACGGTTCAGATAACTTTACTCCGGTTTATTATTTAAATGGAGCTACCAAAAAAGATGTCAACGAATTGTTCCGATCGTACAAAAAATCGTTTAGCTGGAACTGGGAGAATACGTTGAACTATGATAAGAAAATTGGAAATCACCACTTCGGTATTTTATTGGGTAAAGGAACTTATGTAGATAATATTACATCCGGTAATGACATCACGTACAGAGGTGTTCCGGCAACAACACATGCCGAAGCATCCTTTAATGTTGATATTCCAATTAAAGATAAAATAGCCAATGCTTATAATGGACAAGCGATGGAACACCGAGTAGAGTCCTTGTTTTCCAGATTAAACTATGATTACAAAGAGAAATATATTTTTACAGGTATTCTTCGTCGTGACGGTTCTACACGTTTTGGACCCAACCATAAATATGGAACTTTCCCTTCTGTATCTTTAGGATGGGTGCCTTCAAAAGAAGGTTTTTGGAAAGATAATAATGTAGTAAATACGTTAAAAATAAGAGGGGGTTACGGGGTGACCGGTAACGATTCATCTCCTGATTTCTTATACATTTCTACGGTTGGAATTCAAAGAAATTATACTATTGGCGGGGAAATAGCGAATGGACAAAGTCCAAATGCAATTCCAAATCCTGATTTAAAATGGGAAGAAACCAAACAACTTAACATTGGTTTTGAGACTACACTTTTGCGTGATTTCAATTTGAGTGTAGATTTATTCAACAAAAAAACAGAAGGAATCTTAATGAAGGTGCCAATTCCGGGATATGTTGGAGCAACAGGGAACACCTATGCGAACTTAGCAGATATGGAAAATAGAGGTATCGACATTGAATTAGGATACCGCAAAAAATTTGGAGCATTAAATCTTTCTGTGAATGGAAACTTCTCTTACATCAAAAATGAGATTACCTATATTGATAAAGGAGTTAATTTCATTGTTGGAGATGAGACCGTACAATCGAGCTCTTACGAAATCAACAGAACACAAGTTGGTCATGCTTACAACTCCTTCTACGGATTTAAAACAAATGGTATTTTCCAAACTCAGGCAGAAGTTGATTCTTATAAAAATGCTGCCGGAAAAGTGATTCAACCCAATGCAAAACCGGGAGATTTCCGTTGGCAGGATTTAGACGGAGATGGTGTAATCGGAGCAAACGACAGAACTTTTTTAGGAACATCACTACCTAAATTCACTTATGGATTAACGATAAATTTAGATTACAAAGGATTCGATTTGTTAGTATTCGGTCAGGGTGCTGGTGGAAATATGATCTATCAGGGATTAAGAAGACTTGATATTGCAACTGCAAATTACCAAACAGACGTTTTAGGTCGTTGGACAGGACCGGGATCAACAAACAGTTACCCAAGAGTCACTACAACAGATAGTAATAAAAACTTTACGAACCCGTCTGATTTCAATTTAGAAAAAGGAGATTTCTTCAGATTCAAAACAATTCAATTGGGGTATTCATTTCCAAAAGAATGGATCGAAAGCATTTCATTGCAAAAGGTGAGATTGTATGTAACAGGAGAAAATCTATGGACAATTACAAAGTACACTGGTTACGATCCTGAAATCGGTGGCCCTACTACAGCCGGGATGAACAATGTACAAGGAGTAGACAGAGGGTATTATCCTCAGGCAAAATCGTACATGTTGGGAGTTAATTTGCAATTTTAA
- a CDS encoding RagB/SusD family nutrient uptake outer membrane protein yields MKLIRFKQSFIAFGVLLTLGACDTDEKLEVKGDGVVYEDNFYRNETEAYSGLVAAYDKLGKFAGAMENAPLLFLNSASDDFFAGGGGSDDQPGLQVASNYTVSPANIPPAIWADYYKGVARCNIMLIKLPGIPMDTAKKIRFAAEVKALRAYYYFDLVRMFKNIPLILTQLTKDEIPLVMQAKPEDVYVQIEKDLNEAIPDLPMTLPPAELGRFTKGAATALLGKVYLYDNKKTQAAVELAKVNGTPGGTSSYGYKLMPAFADLWNHANKFNTESIFEITYTDKSNADWGNFERGDDEGNVAAQLMGIRDYSRKPKGIDALLPNYINGWGFMVVTPQLVAVLKDDPRYASTIFNAAAARGVDNDDVNGLITYKDSYQETGYHFIKYAAFNADIKPGNPFLNFGINTYIIRLADTYLLEAEALGGTGARAQALLDAVRLRAGLTAVPVSIPAILAERRLELAGEGHRWFDLVRTGEAAAKLAFKGFQANKNEAFPIPYSEFNNTKIVQNTGYPQ; encoded by the coding sequence ATGAAACTTATACGTTTTAAACAATCATTTATTGCTTTCGGAGTGCTACTTACACTCGGAGCTTGCGATACAGATGAAAAATTAGAAGTGAAAGGTGATGGTGTAGTGTATGAAGATAATTTTTACAGAAATGAAACCGAAGCCTATTCAGGTTTGGTTGCCGCTTACGATAAATTAGGAAAGTTCGCAGGAGCAATGGAAAATGCGCCGCTGTTATTCTTAAATTCTGCCTCTGATGATTTCTTTGCAGGAGGAGGTGGTTCAGACGATCAACCCGGACTTCAGGTTGCTTCTAACTACACTGTAAGTCCGGCAAATATTCCACCGGCAATTTGGGCAGATTATTACAAAGGGGTAGCAAGATGTAACATTATGTTGATCAAACTTCCGGGTATTCCAATGGATACTGCCAAGAAAATAAGATTCGCAGCAGAAGTAAAAGCATTACGTGCTTACTATTATTTTGATCTGGTTAGAATGTTTAAAAACATTCCTTTGATATTGACACAACTAACTAAAGATGAAATTCCGTTAGTTATGCAAGCCAAACCAGAGGATGTATATGTACAAATCGAAAAAGATTTGAACGAAGCAATTCCAGATTTGCCAATGACATTGCCTCCGGCTGAATTAGGAAGATTTACTAAAGGAGCAGCAACGGCTCTTTTAGGAAAAGTATATTTATACGATAACAAAAAAACACAAGCCGCTGTTGAATTAGCGAAGGTTAATGGTACTCCGGGCGGAACAAGTAGCTACGGATATAAATTGATGCCTGCTTTTGCAGATTTATGGAACCACGCCAATAAATTTAATACAGAATCTATTTTTGAAATTACCTATACCGATAAATCGAATGCGGACTGGGGTAATTTTGAAAGAGGTGATGATGAAGGAAATGTTGCCGCTCAGTTAATGGGAATCAGAGATTACTCAAGAAAACCTAAAGGGATAGACGCACTTTTGCCGAATTATATTAACGGTTGGGGTTTCATGGTAGTGACACCTCAGTTGGTGGCTGTTTTGAAAGATGATCCTCGTTATGCTTCTACTATTTTTAATGCCGCTGCTGCAAGAGGTGTTGATAATGACGACGTAAATGGGCTTATAACGTACAAAGACAGTTATCAAGAAACAGGCTATCATTTTATTAAGTATGCCGCTTTTAATGCAGATATCAAACCGGGTAATCCTTTCCTGAATTTTGGGATCAATACCTATATCATTCGTTTAGCAGATACTTACTTATTAGAAGCCGAAGCATTAGGAGGAACAGGAGCAAGAGCTCAGGCACTTTTAGATGCAGTTAGATTAAGAGCGGGATTAACAGCTGTACCCGTTTCTATCCCTGCTATTTTAGCAGAAAGAAGATTAGAACTGGCAGGTGAAGGACATCGTTGGTTTGATTTAGTTAGAACGGGTGAAGCCGCTGCTAAATTGGCTTTCAAAGGATTTCAGGCGAATAAAAATGAAGCTTTCCCAATTCCTTATAGTGAATTCAATAACACTAAAATAGTTCAGAATACAGGATATCCACAATAA
- a CDS encoding glycoside hydrolase family 30 protein, producing MKKMGFIIAFLCFSLTVFPQQKDQKKQQKFTTTNKKITVYTTASNTELRLTPTANLDFTVSKQPVETELSVFVEPSKQFQHFLGIGGAITDASAEIFAKLSKEKQTEFLNAYYDTQKGIGYSLLRTTIQSSDFSSGSYSYIEEGDKDLKTFSIDHDRKYRIPMIKEAIKTAGGKLITYVAPWSPNAFMKSNKNVLKGGKLLPEYFQSWANFYVKFIKEYNKEGIPIWATSVQNEPMATQTWESCLYTAEEERDFLKNFLGPTLKKDGLGDVKLIAWDHNRDLMVQRANVIFSDPEASKYVWGMGFHWYETWTGAKPMFDNVAKVHEAYPDKKLIFTEGCVEKFDATKYQFWPNAEKYGLSMINDFNNGTVGWTDWNILLDQFGGPNHVGNFCFAPIHADTTTGELIYTPSYYYIGHFSKFIRPNAVRVSTSVSRSYLSSTSFLNTDGKMATVVMNNTDNEITYNFIIATQQAIVKIPAHAIQTLVY from the coding sequence ATGAAAAAAATGGGCTTTATTATTGCGTTTTTGTGTTTTTCTTTAACTGTTTTTCCACAGCAGAAAGATCAAAAAAAGCAACAGAAATTTACAACTACGAATAAAAAAATTACAGTTTATACCACGGCATCAAATACAGAATTAAGATTAACTCCTACAGCTAATTTAGATTTTACAGTATCAAAACAACCCGTAGAAACCGAGTTGTCTGTTTTTGTGGAACCTTCAAAACAATTTCAGCATTTTCTCGGAATTGGAGGGGCAATTACAGACGCCAGTGCCGAGATTTTTGCCAAATTATCAAAAGAAAAGCAAACTGAATTTTTAAACGCTTACTACGATACTCAAAAAGGAATCGGATATTCATTGCTAAGAACAACTATTCAAAGTTCTGATTTTAGCAGCGGAAGTTATTCTTATATCGAAGAAGGTGATAAAGATTTAAAAACCTTTTCGATTGATCATGATCGCAAATACCGCATACCCATGATCAAAGAAGCCATCAAAACGGCTGGTGGAAAATTGATAACCTATGTAGCGCCATGGTCGCCGAATGCTTTCATGAAAAGCAATAAAAATGTATTAAAAGGAGGGAAGTTATTACCCGAATATTTTCAGTCATGGGCTAATTTTTATGTGAAATTTATAAAGGAATACAACAAAGAAGGAATTCCAATTTGGGCAACTTCGGTTCAAAATGAGCCAATGGCAACCCAAACATGGGAATCTTGTTTGTATACCGCCGAGGAAGAAAGAGATTTCCTGAAGAATTTTCTTGGACCAACATTAAAAAAAGACGGATTAGGTGATGTAAAACTAATCGCCTGGGATCATAACCGTGATTTAATGGTACAAAGAGCAAATGTAATTTTCTCTGATCCCGAAGCCTCTAAATATGTTTGGGGAATGGGTTTTCACTGGTACGAGACCTGGACAGGAGCAAAACCGATGTTTGATAATGTAGCGAAAGTACACGAAGCTTATCCCGATAAAAAATTAATTTTTACAGAAGGTTGTGTGGAGAAATTTGACGCGACAAAATACCAATTCTGGCCAAATGCAGAAAAATACGGTTTGTCTATGATTAATGATTTTAACAACGGTACCGTGGGCTGGACAGACTGGAACATTCTTTTAGACCAGTTTGGAGGACCCAATCATGTAGGCAATTTTTGCTTCGCACCGATACATGCAGACACCACTACAGGAGAATTAATTTACACCCCTTCGTACTATTACATTGGACATTTTTCTAAATTTATTCGTCCAAATGCGGTTAGAGTGAGTACTTCGGTAAGTCGTAGTTACCTGTCAAGTACTTCTTTTTTGAATACGGACGGTAAAATGGCGACTGTAGTAATGAACAATACAGACAATGAGATTACCTACAACTTTATTATTGCAACCCAACAAGCAATTGTAAAGATTCCTGCACATGCTATACAAACGCTGGTGTATTAA